The genomic region GGTTAAGAATCAAGTCGCTTCATACAAAGGCAAGGTTGTATTTCTGAATTACTATGCAACCTGGTGCCCGCCATGTGTTCGCGAGTTTCCGGATATCGTCAAGCTCTCCAATAAATACCGCAAAAGCGGCCTTGTTGTGATTGCAGTGTCGATGGACGATCCAAACCAAACGAACAAGGTGATTTCTTTCTTAAAAGCTCAGAAGGCCACTTTTCCCTCATTTATCAAAAACACGGATGACCCACAGGCCTTTATTAAAGGTTTCGATAAAAACTGGGATGGGGCAATCCCGCGGACCTATATTTATAATAAAAAAGGCAAGCTATACAAAGCCGTCACCGGTTCTCAATCCTATGCCGAATGGGAAGCCTTGGTCAAACCGCTTTTGAAATAGGGTTTTTATAAGGAGCAAACGTGAACGAATGGCAATCATTGGGGCGATTCAAGGTTGGGCGCGCGAAACTGGTTCTCGAAGACTTCATGGCGCCGTCTGCTTTAGGCTTAACCGAAGCGATTATTACTGCTGAGGAGTTCGAATACGATCACGAGACGAATCAGCTTAAAATGGCTTTCGGAACGGCCGAGATCAGCATTTCCGAATCGAGTTTGGAACGGTTGATTACTTCTCATATTGGGTCGAGCGCAAGTGAAATCCAAGTAGAGATGACCGGCGGTCATATTGTCATAACCGGAAAATTCCGCGTCCTCATCGCTTCAGTCCCTTTTAGGGTCGTTGGAACGCTGATCATAGAAGAGCGTACTCGGCTTCTTTTTCGACTAATTGAGGCCACCCC from bacterium harbors:
- a CDS encoding TlpA disulfide reductase family protein, with the translated sequence VKNQVASYKGKVVFLNYYATWCPPCVREFPDIVKLSNKYRKSGLVVIAVSMDDPNQTNKVISFLKAQKATFPSFIKNTDDPQAFIKGFDKNWDGAIPRTYIYNKKGKLYKAVTGSQSYAEWEALVKPLLK